DNA from Desulfurispora thermophila DSM 16022:
GCTTTACAGTATTGCTTTTTCATATTTTCATGCCCCTGCTGGGCTGGTACGCCGGGGAATACGTGGGCAGCCTGCTGGGTCGCTGGGCCGGCTACATAGGAGCGACGGTGCTGCTTTACCTGGGTGTGAAAATGATCCGGGAGGGACTTCACCCGCCCGAGGACACCCCCCGCCCGGCGTCCTTACACACGGCCGGGCTGCTGCTGTTGGCCGCCTCGGTGAGCATGGATGCGCTCAGTGTGGGCTTCACCCTGGGCACTCAGCGGGTCAACCTGCTGGCTACGGTGCTCACTTTCGGTATTGTGGCCGGCCTGATGACCTATCTGGGGCTGGTCCTGGGCAAACTGCTGGGCCGGCTGGCCGGTGCCCGGGCCCAACTGTTGGGAGGGCTGATCCTGCTGGGGATTGGGATTAAGCTGGTTGTGTGAGGTGAACTGTGTGAAAATTTTATTTGTCTGCACCGGCAACACCTGTCGCAGCAGCATGGCGGCGGCGCTGGCCGGGGCCATGCGGGATGAATTGCCACCCGGTGTGGAAATTGAAATATCCTCGGCTGGTACCAGTGCGGTGAGGGGTATGCCCGCCTCGACCCACGCGGTGGCCGCCCTGGCGGAAAGCGGGATTGACCTGAGCCACCACCGGGCCACACCGCTTAGCCGGGCGCTGGTGCAGCAAGCCGACCTGGTTTTGACCATGACCCGCAGCCACCGCCAGCAGGTGCTATGGCTCTGTCCGGAGGCGGCCGGGCGGGTTTACACCCTGGCCGAATACGCTACCGGACAGGATGCGGACGTGCCCGATCCCTTTGGTGGCGACCTGGAGATATACCGGCAGACGGCCCGCCACCTGCAGGAACTGGTGCGGGCGGCTATGCGGCGGGCTGCCGGACAGGCCTGAAGCCCTGCGCTGTGGAGGGCGACGTCGGGGCAGGTGGGTAAACTGCTGAAAAATATGCCCCGCCGGCAAGGGAATTTGCCGTCAATTGTAGAATGTAGAATAATAGTATACTGCGCTTAATCTGTGCGATTACTGGTAAAGTAGAACAGAAAAGGAGCGAGTGTGGTGAAAATTGCCATAGCCGCCGACCACGGCGGTTACAAGCTGAAACAGGAGATTATAAAATATCTGGAGCAGCAAGGCTACCAGTACAAGGATTTCGGTACATACTCGGAGGAGTCCGTGGACTACCCGGATTACGCTCTGCCGGTGGCCCGGGCTGTGGCGTCCGGTGAATTTGACCGGGGCATCATCTGCTGCGGTACGGGTATTGGTGTTTGCATAGTGGCCAACAAGGTGCCAGGCGTGCGGGCGGCGCTGTGCCACGACACCTTTTCCGCTCAGGCTTCCCGCGAGCACAACAACGCCAATGTGCTCACCCTGGGCGAGCGGGTGATTGGCAGCGGTCTGGCCCTGCAAATTGTGGAAACCTGGCTGCAGAGCCAGTTTGCCGGCGGGCGTCATGCCCGGCGGGTGGAAAAGATCAACCGGATTGAGCAAGAGTACGGCTGTTGAGCAAGTGCGGGCCGGCTTGGTGACAGTCATGTATTTTTTAGAAAGGCAGTGGTGGAAAAAGTGGGTGTGTGTATGCAGCGGCTGGTCGATGTAGACCCGGAAATCCATGCCGCTATTCAAAAAGAACTTAAACGCCAGCAGGAGACGCTGGAACTGATCGCATCCGAAAACATTGTCAGCCGGGCTGTGTTGGAAGCACAGGGCAGTGTGCTAACCAACAAATACGCTGAAGGTTATCCCGGTCGCCGCTATTACGGTGGCTGCCAGTTCGTGGACATTGCCGAAGAGCTGGCCATCCAGCGGGCCAAGCAGCTTTTCGGTGCCGGGCATGTCAATGTGCAGCCCCATTCCGGCGCCCAGGCCAACCTGGCCGTATACTTCGCCCTGCTGCAGCCGGGCGATACCATCCTGGGCATGAACCTGGCCCACGGTGGCCATCTCACCCACGGCAGCCCGCTGAACATTTCCGGCAAGTATTTTAAAATTGCCGCCTACGGCGTGGACGAGCAGACCGGGCGCATTGACTACGATGCGGTGCGGCAGGCCGCCCTGGCCAGCCGCCCGGCCATGATTGTGGCCGGGGCCAGCGCCTACCCGCGCATCATTGATTTTGCCCGCCTGCGCCAGATTGCCGACGAAGTGGGCGCCTATCTGATGGTGGATATGGCCCACATCGCCGGGCTGGTGGCGGCCGGGGAGCATCCCAGCCCCGTACCCTATGCCGATGTGGTCACCACCACCACCCACAAAACATTGCGCGGGCCGCGGGGCGGTATGATTTTGTGCAAAGAAAAATACGCCGCCGCCATTGACAAGGCGGTTTTCCCCGGCATTCAGGGCGGCCCGCTCATGCATGTGATTGCCGCCAAGGCGGTGGCCTTTGGCGAGGCTTTGCAGCCGGAGTTTAAAGAATATCAGCGGCGCATTGTGCGCAATGCCGCCGCCCTGGCCACGGCGCTTCTGGAGCGCGGTTTTGATCTGGTTTCGGGCGGTACGGACAACCACCTCATGCTGGTGGACCTGCGCAGCAAGAACATCACCGGCAAAGCGGCGGAAAAAGTGCTGGACCAAGTGGGCGTCACCGTGAATAAAAACGCCATTCCCTACGACCCGCAGCCGCCTTTTGTGGCCAGCGGCATCCGGGTGGGCACGCCGGCTGTCACTTCGCGCGGCCTGACGGAAGAGGATATGGTCACCGTGGCTGACATTATTGACCAGGCTCTGAGTTATGGCGGGGATGCCGCACGTCTGGCCCGGGCCCGGGAAATGGCCCTGGAGCTGTGCCGGCGCTATCCCATTTATAGTGATCTTTAGCAGTAGGAAGGAGTGAGGCCGGTGGCCGCCAGGCCCTCCTTTGACGAAATATATATGGAAGTGGTGGACACCATCGCCCGCCGCTCCACCTGCCTGCGCAAAAAGGTGGGCGCGGTGATTGTGGTGGACAACCGCATCATCTCCCACGGTTACAACGGTGTGGTCAGCGGGGAGACTCACTGCTGCGACACCGGGCATTGCTTGAAAGACCTGGCCGGGCGCGAGGACTACAAGCCCTGCGTGCACGCCGAACAGAACGCCATCTGTCTTTGCGCCAAGCGGGGACTGGCCGTGGGGGGCGGCACCATTTACGTTAATGCCGATATCTGTCTCACCTGTGCCAAACTGATTGTCACCTGCCAGCTGCAGCGGGTGGTGGTGCGGCGCGACTACAAGGGTACCGACGAGGGCATAGAATTTCTCCGCCGCCATGGCATTCAGGTGGATCTCTGGCCGTCAGCCAGCGCGGCACAGGAGGCTGATTAATTGACTGTTCAAGCAGTGCTGTTTGACATCGGGGCCACTCTGGTCACCGGGCCGCCCCTCTCACCGGTATCCCGCCTGCTGCAGATCACCGGCTGGCCGGAGCAGATGAGGCCCGCCGTCAGCCGGCTGATCATGTGCCGGGAACTGGCGGGACCCGATGAACTGTGCCGGGAACTGGAGCAACTGGTTCGGCTGGAGGACGGGCTGCCGGGAGTTGCTCCGTCCCTGACCCGGGAGCAGCGGCAGCAGGTGGCCGAACTGTGGCAGAGCCAGCGCACCGCCGCCCGCCTGCTGCCCGGTGCCCGCAATGCCGTACTGGGAGCTAAAACGCACGGCTTTAAAGTGGGCCTGGTGTCCAACATCTGGCCCCCTTATTATGCTTCATTTTGTACTGCCTGGCCGGGTATAGAGCAACAAATGGACGCTTTAGCATTGAGCTTTCGCGTCGGAGTAGCCAAGCCCGATCCGCGCTTGTATCAGCACGCCCTGGCTGTTTTGCAACTGCCACCGCAGCAGGTGTGGATGGTGGGCGATACATATTACAACGATATTCTGCCGGCTATTAAGCTGGGCATGCGCACAGCCTGGGTGCTCTGCCGGCCGGACAAGGAGGCCGACGCCCTGCGGGGCGTGCAGGAGGGGCGCCTGCCCGCCCCCGACCTGGTGGTGCCCGACCTGCGCCAGCTGGATCTGGCGGTGTTATTGCGCGCCAATGCCCAGTAGCGTGCCCAAGATAGTGGCTGAGCAGCGGGTGTGCCAATCCTGAACGAGCCCGTCTGGAGTACCGGCTGCAGCACATGAAGAGCCAGCAAATTATGCAGTATGATGACCGCTGCACATGCTCACAAGCAAAAGGCAACAGTAAACAGTATCTCTACAAGGAGCAAAGAAACATGGACATAATAAAAGTGGAAAAACACAGCGCAGAAGAACTGCTGGCCAGGCTGCGCCGCGTGGGCATGTTCACCGACCCCGCCCGGCACGTCTACCGCGACTGCACCATCAGCCTGGAAAAAATCCGGCCCGAATTCCTCTCGCCACCCCAGACATACGTGCTCACCGGCGAACTGCTCAAAGTGCGCCAGCTGCGCTGGGCCCTGCGCGAGCACGGCATTGATCTCTTCGCCCTGAACGGCTATGTCAGCATCTACCTGGCCGGCTGCGACGAGCCGGTGGACGTGCTGCCGCCCGTGGTGGAAGAGTCCATCGAGGCCGACGGCCGGCCGCACCTTTTGATCTGCGACGGCATGCACCGGGTCACCCTGGCCCGGCAGGAAAACATCATCCCCCAGGTCATCTACGTGCGCGGCCTGCCCGCCGACCTGCCCTACTACGCCTATCCCGTGCCCGGCGGCTGGGCGGCGGTGGAAATGCGCGAGGACCTGCCGCCCGGTTACATCAAAAAATGGCACCGGATCAAGAACTACAAAACCCTATACCGGGACTTCAACACGGCCTTTCAGAATGTAGGCGGTCCGCGGGGCAACTTTGTCAAACAGGGCTGATGCGGGTGCCGGCCTGCCGCCGGCGGGACGGCCCGCCCGTATTCCAAACCATAATTGCATATGAGGCGTTAAACCATGAAAAAAATCCTTGTCGTCTTCGGTACCCGGCCGGAGGCCATCAAAATGGCCCCCCTGGTGCAGGAATTGCAAAAATACCCGGACGAGATCGACTGCCGGGTGGCGGTCACCGCCCAGCACCGGGAAATGCTGGACCAGGTGCTGCAGCTTTTTCAAATCCGGCCCCACTACGACCTGAACATCATGCAGGCCGGCCAGACCCTGTCCGGCATCACGGTGCGCG
Protein-coding regions in this window:
- a CDS encoding manganese efflux pump MntP — encoded protein: MSIAAVLLLAVALGTDSFSLCLGIGLAGVRRAQVYLISFTVLLFHIFMPLLGWYAGEYVGSLLGRWAGYIGATVLLYLGVKMIREGLHPPEDTPRPASLHTAGLLLLAASVSMDALSVGFTLGTQRVNLLATVLTFGIVAGLMTYLGLVLGKLLGRLAGARAQLLGGLILLGIGIKLVV
- a CDS encoding low molecular weight protein arginine phosphatase; the encoded protein is MKILFVCTGNTCRSSMAAALAGAMRDELPPGVEIEISSAGTSAVRGMPASTHAVAALAESGIDLSHHRATPLSRALVQQADLVLTMTRSHRQQVLWLCPEAAGRVYTLAEYATGQDADVPDPFGGDLEIYRQTARHLQELVRAAMRRAAGQA
- a CDS encoding HAD family hydrolase, whose protein sequence is MTVQAVLFDIGATLVTGPPLSPVSRLLQITGWPEQMRPAVSRLIMCRELAGPDELCRELEQLVRLEDGLPGVAPSLTREQRQQVAELWQSQRTAARLLPGARNAVLGAKTHGFKVGLVSNIWPPYYASFCTAWPGIEQQMDALALSFRVGVAKPDPRLYQHALAVLQLPPQQVWMVGDTYYNDILPAIKLGMRTAWVLCRPDKEADALRGVQEGRLPAPDLVVPDLRQLDLAVLLRANAQ
- a CDS encoding deoxycytidylate deaminase, producing the protein MAARPSFDEIYMEVVDTIARRSTCLRKKVGAVIVVDNRIISHGYNGVVSGETHCCDTGHCLKDLAGREDYKPCVHAEQNAICLCAKRGLAVGGGTIYVNADICLTCAKLIVTCQLQRVVVRRDYKGTDEGIEFLRRHGIQVDLWPSASAAQEAD
- the glyA gene encoding serine hydroxymethyltransferase, giving the protein MQRLVDVDPEIHAAIQKELKRQQETLELIASENIVSRAVLEAQGSVLTNKYAEGYPGRRYYGGCQFVDIAEELAIQRAKQLFGAGHVNVQPHSGAQANLAVYFALLQPGDTILGMNLAHGGHLTHGSPLNISGKYFKIAAYGVDEQTGRIDYDAVRQAALASRPAMIVAGASAYPRIIDFARLRQIADEVGAYLMVDMAHIAGLVAAGEHPSPVPYADVVTTTTHKTLRGPRGGMILCKEKYAAAIDKAVFPGIQGGPLMHVIAAKAVAFGEALQPEFKEYQRRIVRNAAALATALLERGFDLVSGGTDNHLMLVDLRSKNITGKAAEKVLDQVGVTVNKNAIPYDPQPPFVASGIRVGTPAVTSRGLTEEDMVTVADIIDQALSYGGDAARLARAREMALELCRRYPIYSDL
- the rpiB gene encoding ribose 5-phosphate isomerase B, with amino-acid sequence MKIAIAADHGGYKLKQEIIKYLEQQGYQYKDFGTYSEESVDYPDYALPVARAVASGEFDRGIICCGTGIGVCIVANKVPGVRAALCHDTFSAQASREHNNANVLTLGERVIGSGLALQIVETWLQSQFAGGRHARRVEKINRIEQEYGC